A region of Streptomyces sp. WMMC500 DNA encodes the following proteins:
- a CDS encoding lytic polysaccharide monooxygenase auxiliary activity family 9 protein yields the protein MSSLPNDRTDARSLPVRALLTVLAAAALLLTPWTGGTAGAHGSAADPVSRNYGCWQRWGDDFQNPDMQQQDPMCWQAWQHDTNGMWNWNGLYREGTGGDFPTHIPDNQLCSAGRTQDGRYDSMDTPGPWKTSAIGTNFTVDVLDQAYHGADYLYVYVTRQGYDAQTDALDWGDLERVATAGPYGPANHYTADASAPGRSGHHIVFTIWKASHADQIYFFCSDVTF from the coding sequence AACGATCGCACCGACGCGCGGAGTCTGCCCGTCCGCGCCCTCCTGACCGTCCTTGCCGCCGCCGCGCTCCTGCTGACGCCCTGGACCGGCGGTACGGCCGGGGCCCACGGCTCCGCCGCCGACCCCGTCTCCCGCAACTACGGCTGCTGGCAGCGCTGGGGAGACGACTTCCAGAACCCGGACATGCAGCAGCAGGACCCCATGTGCTGGCAGGCGTGGCAGCACGACACCAACGGCATGTGGAACTGGAACGGCCTCTACCGCGAGGGCACCGGCGGTGACTTCCCGACCCACATCCCCGACAACCAGCTCTGCAGCGCCGGCCGGACCCAGGACGGCCGCTACGACTCCATGGACACCCCCGGCCCGTGGAAGACCTCCGCGATCGGCACGAACTTCACCGTCGACGTCCTCGACCAGGCGTACCACGGCGCGGACTATCTCTACGTCTACGTGACCCGGCAGGGCTACGACGCGCAGACCGACGCACTGGACTGGGGCGACCTGGAGCGCGTGGCCACCGCCGGCCCGTACGGTCCCGCCAACCACTACACCGCGGACGCCAGCGCACCCGGCCGCAGCGGCCACCACATCGTCTTCACCATCTGGAAGGCGTCGCACGCGGACCAGATCTACTTCTTCTGCAGCGACGTGACGTTCTAG